In Vicugna pacos chromosome 6, VicPac4, whole genome shotgun sequence, the DNA window CAGTCATAGACCCAGCTCATCTCAATGCCTGAAGTCATTAGCATGAGATGGTCAATCACTCGTTTTAACCTATTTGCTTTTCTACTAGAGGGTGAGGAATGTGAGGCGACCTCAACCTCAGAGTTAACAATTTCAGATATAAGAGGCAGTTTCACAACACTAGTGAGATGAGCGCTACAGACACTGTGATAATACTTACAGAGTGATGAGTGAAATACTGATTACCTAGGTGCAAATCTTGACTATGCTCCTTAATCTGTGCCTCAgtatccttatctgtaaaatagggttaGCCGTACCTATTTTTCGAGTTGTTTCGAGTTGAtacttgtaaaattattataattattatttaagcTTAAAATACTAAAATGGTTTCACATCTTCCTATGCTTCCCCAACAAGATGTAGCCAAGAGTATCGGATTTGAGCTCCTACTAGTAATTCACTGTTGACCTTGAGCAGGTCTCATTTTCTTGTCCAGGGTCTAAAACAATGCTTGGAAAGTAATAAATGTTCCAAGATGGTCCCAATGCATGTTGCGGGATGAACAAACTTCAAAATGAGGATATTGTAGCAAACAGATCGCCAACACACCCTCTAGTTTTAATACTTCATGTGATTCATTATCTCCTAATAGGGCCATGGGGAATATAGGAAAACCCCACTGCAGAACAacacaccatttgctgaaaaagaATTTCGACGGTATCTACACAAATTATAACATCTTTTACTGTGGCAATTAATCCAGTATCATCTCTGCCAGTACTAGACTGAAATGAAACCCAAACATAAGAAGAAATAGACGTTTATTTTGTACAAAGCGGCCCCAGGGGCAGGCGCGCCCTCAGAGCGGCAGGAGGGGGCCCAGCAGCAGCTCGCCCCGGCCCAGCAGGCGGCCCCGGTCCTCGGCCTTGACGCGCACGGCCAGGCGGCGCACCTCGTCCTCCGACAGCCCGTCCAAGCACAAGTCCTGCTCCAAGACGGCGCGGCGGCTCCGCCGGACCACGGCGCCGCGCGGCCGGCGCGTCTGGCCCGGCGGCTGCAGGACGAAGCTGACGTGGCAGCCGACGGGGGCGCGGGGCTCGGCGGCCCCTCCGGCCGGGCCCTCGGCGGGGAGCAGCCGGACGCGGAGGCGCCCGCCGGCCCGACTGTACTCGGCGGCCAGGCGCAGGGCGCCGCCGGCGCGGCCCAGAGCCACGGTGCCCTCGGCCTCCAGGCGCTCGGGCCGCGGGCCGGGGGGCGGCGGAGGGGAGGCGGCGGGGGCCTGTGTCGGGGGCCCGGAATTGGCGTGGCGCTTGTCGTCCTCGTGCTCGTCCCCGTCCCCACTGGAGACGGAGCGGGCGCGGGCCAAGCCGCGGCTCCTCCGGGCCCACAGCGCGCGGCGCAGCAGCTCCTCAGGGACGCGTACGAGGCGGCGGCCACGGGACCGCGGGGCGAGCGCGTCTTGGGAAGGGCGGGGGGTTCCGGGGGCCGCAGGGGGCGCGGCGGGGGCCCCTCcccggggcgggaggggggcgtcTCGGCCGCAGCCGTAGGTgcgggcccgggggcggggcgcgggcaGGAGCGCCACGGAGCCCGGGCCCCCGAGGAAGAGCGACTCCCTGCGGCGGGTGTGCGGGCTCTCGAGCAGCGCGCAGAAGCCATAAACGGTGCGCGCGCGGGGCAGGTGCGGCAGCGACAGCGCGGCCTGCGAGCGCGGGTCCCAGTCCGTGTGCCCTGCGGCGGCGTCTGTCCCTGCTTTTTCGCCCCAGAAGTCCCGGACTGCAGCCAGGGTCGGACAGGACGCCAGTCGCGGGGGGATGCAGAACTCGGGGATGCGGTCCGGGGTGAGCACGTTTGTGCACGCCGGGGATCGCCCTGCCCGACCCTGGAAAAGACGGTTCCTGTGCGGCAGGAGGCGCTCCGGTCCCAAGCGGAGCCGCTCCAGGCACCACATCAGGCAGCAGGTGCTGGATCCAGGGGACCCTCCGCTGGAGCTGGTCAGCCTGCAACGCACAAGCGCACACGGATCGTCAGAGTGAGCCTTGCAGGGCGCAGAAATTCCTGTCTCTTTTTCTAATAGGGTgtttcctcctgcctccccaggaaCAAGGCAAACTGCCCTTCACACTTCTGTTGCATATACGTTTCAGTGTTTCGCTGACTGCAAAACTTTCGTTTTACCTTGTCCTGTCTCTACTTCGTAGCAGTAGTACACTTTGGGTTTGTTGCCTTAATCTAGACCTGCCCTCCCTGGCCTAAGGCGGAGATTCTCAAAACGTTGGCCTTGCGCTGTCCTCGGTGCCAAGAGACACTCTGCTTGTGTTTCCTAAATCCTTGGATTATTGCACTCTAATCCTCAGagagaattaaaataattaacatcCTCACCAAGATATTCGCCTTGCTCCCCACTTTTAAGAGCAAAGAGCCTCAGACGAGTCCACAAGGGAGTTAAGCAAGGCTATAGTTCTCTCCTAATGTACCTGGGGTCCAGCGTCATACAGGTCTCCGCACGGTTCCGACGGGGGCACCAACCCAGAGAGGCGCGCAGCCTCTGGGAAGTTCAAAGCACACGCGACGGGGTTCAGTACGGTTGTTTGAAGACTGCCGGCCTGAGCCTTTATACCCGGGGCCTGGAACGCCGGCCAGTGGGCGGGCGGGAGCGGCACCGGTAGGTAACCTGATGCCAGGCCTCCCAACGTTCTCTCCGCCACGTGGCTGGATCCGCTACGCAAATTCCAGACACCCAGTTCTTTTTCCCTCCAGCTTTGGGTGGAGAtgtttctgtttcctcatgtGCAAAAGAGAGTTAAGAGAGTTAAGTCTGCGATATATCGGAGTCATTCTGAGAACAGATGGATGGACTTAATGAATGTGAATCACAGAAGCACTCTACACCCACCATTAAGGCGAGATAGAAGTTGAGATTGTCTTAGTTTTACCTAATGTCTTCCCCCAAATCCATCCTTTCTGTTGCTCAGCTTTCGAAATTCCTTACCTGCCTTCTGGTTTTCTATTCTGATTTTAAATGGTTTTTCTTTGTTGATTACAAACCACTCTGGGTACAGGGAACCTTATGGGCTGctggaaatattctgtatcttgatctgGGTAGAGTTACAGGGGTCCATCCATATGTAAACAAAAGTTACCTCGCATACACTTGGCTAGCTTGTTGAAAGACATCTGGGGCATTTTGTTCAGCGTTTGGGTGGATGCTATTTCTGCTAAGATACTGCCTTGCAAATTAATTGCTTGTTCAAATAATGTTCAGTAAATTAAATTGAATTCATGCAAAGGTGATATCAGAATGGGGCATGTGCATGTTGTTTCCAGGATAAATACCTACACAGGCACTCTGCTTGATGATTTATAGTCTCTAGAATTGTCACATACACCCTGCAAATTATGATGATTCATAGTAAAGATTCATAGTAAACTTATTCAAGTTCATATAATGATGGGAAATGGAGGGAAATATATATACTAATGGGCATAAATGAGTTGTTTTGGGAATTAAACACCTCTAATAATGTAACATACTTAACACTGTGCTTGGAACATGGTAAATGCTAAATACACAGAAGCAATGATTGTTATTGTTAATAAAGATAGAAAGGAGGTAGTAGaatgtagtggttaaaaaaattgGGTCTGAAATCAGTAGTTTTGATTCTGGAATGGCAGCTcaccatgtgaccttgagcaaattacttataAGAGGGACCCAGGAGAGCACCCTTTCCCCTTCTGATGATAAACAGTATCTAGCTATGTAGCTAGATAgctataaaatgagataatgtatatgaaAAGTTTAGCATAGAgtctgtgtatatttatacacattataattacattatatttattgttattacGGAAGAGAGCAAATGTTTgttagttcatttattcattcagagcAATGTTTCCTGAGTGCCTTCTGGGTCCCAGTCACTATGCTAGGCAGGTAGCCCCAGGCTGTACAAGATCATATCAGCTACGTCCATCTGTCAGAAgaggaatgaaagaaatgaagaggatAAAATATTTGGACTCCATCAGGCTGAGGCAGGAATGAGAAGAGACTATTGAACACTTTGTCTGGGGGCAGGGTTGGTGGGTCCCTGGATTTCATGCCCTTGACTAGCTACTTCTTGGTCTTGATATCATCTCCACTCCTGGCCAAAAGTCTTGGGCCAGTGCTAAATCTATGGGAGAAATGATTACCCAATTACATACTTGAGGGTCATGTGAATGTGTTTTGACTCAACTGTTCTcaggagacaagatgctgttagTTTTGCAAATGAGAGCCCTTGGTTAAAATGGTGTGTGACTCAAAATCTGAGAGGTTGTCTGAGAAGTTGTTAAAGCAAAGCTGGGTTTCGAAGGGAGAGGTAATTTAGAGGTAAAGACATATAGACTTTGGGATCAATCTGTCCTAGGTTCAGATCTGTTTTGCAGCTGTTTAACTATGGGATTGTGGGTGGGTCAATTAACTTCTTGGAGCTGAAGTTGTAGAGTGGGAGTTATAATACCTACTACACAAGATTGTCTTGAGGGTTAAAAATGCAGGAAATGCCTGGCACAGTCACTGCTAGCTAACAGCTGTTATGACACAGTTTTGCTTGGCTAGGGATTAGGTGATTCACACAtggattcctttaaaaacatttctctttctggccaagCCAAGCAGATATGCTTTGTTTTGTATTAACAATTCACCTTCCTCAATAACACTTTAGAAGCATTTCCTGTATAAGCTTGAAAACAGCAGAGTTGTGTCCTTGTGTGACTGGTCTCCTGTGACCACATTAAACCTTATGTTTTCCTTACCTTGGAAGTATGAGCCCTGCAGTACTTGGGAGAACAGAATAACAGGATGAGGCCCTGTACCTGGATCACACAAATTTACTCAGAGGAAGACTGCGATCATTCAGCGCTCACAGCTATGGGGACATCCAACGATGGAGCTGGAAAACAATTCTACGAAGTAAGCATACATACGTCCCACACCATTGAGGTCAGAGGTGCTCTTGGAGTGGAAGGAAACTGAACAGTTTAAAGCCAACCCGAAAAATAATACATAGGAGATAGGGTGTCAAGGAAAGCAAGAAGAAGAGCGTTTACAACCACATAAAATACTGATGTTCTGACTTATTCATCTCATTTTGCAGAACTAGAGTATGGAGTAATGGAAAGAACACAGATCAGGGAGTTGGGACACTTGGGTTTTAGTTCTGATGGCTGCTAACTTGTGGTCGGACTTTAGCAAGTCCCTTAATTCTCCCTTGAACTCAGTGTCTCCTTCTGTCAAAGGGTGGGGTTGGATTAAACAGATGATTCTTGTTCTCCTCTGTCTCTAACATTCTGCAATCCAGTCATGTGCTTTCTCCCAGTGAAGCTTCCTAACGTTTCTGAAAATCCATGGCATCCTGCTTATTCTCtagctttctcctccttttcctcccctaccccacccctgaCCCCAATCCCTTTTGTTGTTTTCTCAACAAACTGGAAGGCTGGGGAATGGGGTGTGGGTATGAGGTAGTGTAATGTtacaatttcttatttttcaatttttaagcaAGAgtggtgaattttttttaacgtgTCTCTAATTTTGACTTCTGTTTTGACCGGAAGTATTTTGCTCATCTGTTTTTATTGCTCCATCCCTCAGTGCAGTTTAGCTCTGCAATTGCCTTTGTTATCCCTCTCATTGTTCTGAAGCCAGAATGACTATAAGAGCTCTAATGACTAGAATGTTCCTTTCCTTTAGTTAACCTTTGTATCCAAATTCTTTTTGGTATAGCGCTATGCCTTAGAGAGCTAATGATGTTTCTTGACACTAGTTATGGTTTGTTTTGGATTAGGACTGTAAATTTCAGACTTTTTCAAGAATTACGGGAAATTCGGGGCATAACTCTGCACACATAATGACCAATCCCCTCAAAACatacttaaaaagtaaaatgttaaaacttaaaagctttttataCTATATGGTAATAGCATTATTCCTGCTGACAATTTTGAGCTGAATTTTTCCATCCTAAGATTTTCCATTCTGTCATTAACCTGTCAAAGTCAGATCTCTGAGAAATTACTTACAGGTGATTTACCTGTacttacttaaaaagaaaagttggtgGC includes these proteins:
- the LOC140697068 gene encoding C2 calcium-dependent domain-containing protein 4A-like translates to MTLDPRLTSSSGGSPGSSTCCLMWCLERLRLGPERLLPHRNRLFQGRAGRSPACTNVLTPDRIPEFCIPPRLASCPTLAAVRDFWGEKAGTDAAAGHTDWDPRSQAALSLPHLPRARTVYGFCALLESPHTRRRESLFLGGPGSVALLPAPRPRARTYGCGRDAPLPPRGGAPAAPPAAPGTPRPSQDALAPRSRGRRLVRVPEELLRRALWARRSRGLARARSVSSGDGDEHEDDKRHANSGPPTQAPAASPPPPPGPRPERLEAEGTVALGRAGGALRLAAEYSRAGGRLRVRLLPAEGPAGGAAEPRAPVGCHVSFVLQPPGQTRRPRGAVVRRSRRAVLEQDLCLDGLSEDEVRRLAVRVKAEDRGRLLGRGELLLGPLLPL